The Niastella koreensis GR20-10 genome includes a window with the following:
- a CDS encoding response regulator, with protein sequence MNDLNISLAIADDHRAVRQAFRNAFSRFGFLSVAFEAENGKDLIAELSRQQPDVVLLDIKMPEVNGIEALKIIHEKFPTVKILILTAYFDEVYVAECLQYGINGYLTKNMDILDIVNAIKMAFNNEVYLTNLLMDSHLKSYIVKHKKNMNTVLPEFTCEELKILELMKLEKTTDEISHIMHLSKRSIELKRDKMKEKANVKTIGGLLLYCLKRGFIE encoded by the coding sequence ATGAATGATCTAAACATCAGCCTTGCCATTGCTGATGACCACCGCGCTGTACGGCAGGCCTTCAGGAATGCGTTTAGTCGATTCGGTTTTTTATCCGTTGCTTTTGAAGCAGAAAATGGTAAAGATCTGATTGCAGAACTTTCCCGGCAGCAACCCGATGTAGTATTGTTGGATATAAAAATGCCTGAAGTGAATGGCATTGAAGCCTTAAAGATCATCCACGAAAAATTTCCCACCGTAAAGATACTGATACTCACTGCCTATTTTGATGAAGTATATGTAGCCGAATGCCTTCAATACGGGATTAATGGATACCTGACTAAAAACATGGACATCCTTGACATTGTAAATGCGATAAAAATGGCCTTTAATAATGAGGTATATCTCACCAACCTATTAATGGATAGCCACCTAAAGTCTTATATTGTAAAGCATAAGAAAAATATGAATACCGTGCTGCCGGAGTTTACCTGTGAAGAGCTTAAGATTCTGGAACTGATGAAACTTGAAAAAACAACCGACGAGATTTCGCATATCATGCATTTAAGCAAGCGCTCGATTGAATTGAAGCGCGACAAAATGAAGGAGAAGGCGAATGTTAAAACAATAGGGGGGTTATTATTGTACTGCCTGAAAAGAGGATTTATAGAATAA
- a CDS encoding sensor histidine kinase has product MKQKKLLWLIALIPVQVTFAQIDLDNYATSYSTNDKGAPFIVAALPYNGVHFSGIDHSPKIKPEQATPKGARPASYRQLNTFDSSDVYFFVPGIYKNNAGEYEFRILQNGITVMVQWSDISNFAANDLQINTYKRNFAFLGGYKTTWGNYLIADIRKKGTDSILSSSLVYWQPVQPAILNIYTPNDLNDFLKRLKRPYDMSLSKEELEKWTKRYPKSEIDTGTGLPHHPVFSGDENNLIFYLSTDIYKKEALEYEIVKDGVADGPWKPNEFDNNFIWLKNLSPGHYILHMRFSAQRQHIATYEFDIQPKWHQTVTFKIIAGSLLAAFFLLLFRLSAQSKKLAAHKRKKETIENKLRYIRAQLNPHFVFNALSSIQGLINKKETEQANQYLSEFSSLLRQTISNDDKETIPLEMEINNIEYYIRLEQLRFHFQYSIFVDDKLNITTTEIPPFLIQPLMENSIKHGIAALQENGRIQLRFLLSGKDMEVVITDNGKGFDPLQPVSGFGIRLTKERIYLLNQAGSYQHILLQIESAAAMGTTVHLYFKNWLVL; this is encoded by the coding sequence ATGAAACAAAAAAAACTGCTCTGGCTTATCGCCCTTATTCCTGTACAGGTAACATTTGCCCAGATTGACCTGGATAATTATGCCACTTCTTATTCGACAAATGATAAGGGAGCTCCTTTTATTGTAGCCGCTTTACCTTATAATGGTGTACATTTTTCCGGTATAGACCACAGCCCGAAAATAAAGCCCGAACAGGCGACCCCAAAAGGTGCCCGTCCCGCTTCATATCGCCAGCTTAATACATTTGATTCTTCGGATGTTTATTTTTTTGTTCCGGGTATATATAAGAACAATGCCGGTGAATATGAATTCAGGATACTGCAAAATGGAATAACAGTAATGGTTCAGTGGAGTGATATCTCCAATTTTGCTGCCAATGATCTTCAGATAAATACCTACAAAAGAAATTTTGCCTTTCTGGGAGGGTATAAAACTACCTGGGGTAATTATCTCATTGCGGATATAAGAAAAAAGGGAACTGACTCTATACTTTCCTCATCGCTCGTTTACTGGCAACCGGTGCAACCCGCCATCTTAAATATTTATACACCCAATGATCTCAACGATTTTTTAAAAAGATTGAAGCGCCCCTATGATATGTCTCTAAGTAAGGAAGAATTGGAGAAATGGACCAAACGGTACCCGAAAAGTGAAATAGATACAGGCACCGGGCTTCCGCACCATCCTGTATTTTCGGGCGACGAGAATAACCTGATCTTTTATCTTTCTACCGATATATACAAAAAGGAGGCCCTGGAGTACGAGATTGTGAAAGATGGCGTGGCAGATGGTCCCTGGAAACCCAATGAGTTTGATAATAATTTTATATGGCTTAAAAATCTCTCTCCCGGGCATTACATTTTGCATATGCGCTTTAGCGCACAGCGCCAGCATATTGCAACTTACGAATTTGATATACAGCCGAAATGGCATCAAACAGTCACTTTTAAAATTATTGCAGGCAGCTTACTGGCTGCCTTTTTTCTTCTTTTATTCAGGTTAAGCGCTCAAAGTAAAAAACTGGCTGCCCATAAACGAAAGAAAGAAACTATTGAAAATAAGCTGCGGTATATACGAGCGCAGCTTAATCCGCATTTTGTGTTTAATGCTTTGAGCTCAATACAGGGATTGATTAATAAGAAGGAAACGGAACAGGCAAATCAATACCTGAGTGAGTTCAGTTCATTATTACGTCAAACCATTTCAAATGATGATAAAGAGACGATACCACTGGAAATGGAAATTAACAATATCGAATACTATATACGTCTTGAACAATTGCGCTTTCATTTTCAGTATTCTATTTTTGTTGATGACAAGCTGAATATCACAACAACTGAAATTCCTCCGTTTCTTATTCAGCCGCTGATGGAAAATTCTATCAAACATGGAATAGCCGCATTACAAGAAAATGGGCGCATACAGCTCAGGTTTTTACTTTCCGGAAAAGATATGGAGGTAGTGATAACTGATAATGGGAAAGGATTTGATCCTTTGCAACCGGTCAGCGGTTTTGGTATCAGGTTAACAAAAGAAAGAATATATTTACTGAACCAGGCAGGCAGTTACCAGCACATTCTGTTACAAATTGAAAGCGCGGCTGCTATGGGAACTACTGTTCATTTATATTTCAAAAACTGGCTTGTATTATGA
- a CDS encoding LytR/AlgR family response regulator transcription factor, protein MIINAVIIDDEVNNVDNLSILLQQYCKQVHVVAKGFNAQQGKDIILQYKPDLVFLDVQMPGEDGFELLKSLPDLYFEIIFVTAYDQYGIQAIKFSAIDYLLKPIKIHDLQDAVNKVVIKNSQKKQNLQLENLVKLLQQNEPPRIAISTTKETRFIKPDNIIFCESSNNYTTFHLNNSETIISSRPIYEYESLLGPYGFIRCHQSYIINKNHVKSWVKEDGGYLLMEDNSQIPVSRNKKENLRDLLR, encoded by the coding sequence ATGATCATCAATGCTGTTATTATCGATGATGAGGTAAATAATGTTGATAACCTCTCCATATTGTTGCAACAATATTGTAAGCAGGTTCATGTAGTGGCCAAAGGATTCAATGCACAGCAGGGAAAAGATATCATTCTGCAGTACAAGCCCGATCTTGTATTTTTAGATGTACAGATGCCTGGTGAAGACGGCTTTGAATTGTTGAAGTCGCTACCCGATCTTTATTTTGAAATTATATTTGTTACTGCATATGATCAATATGGTATCCAGGCCATCAAATTTTCTGCTATTGATTATTTGCTGAAGCCTATAAAAATTCATGATCTGCAGGATGCTGTAAATAAAGTGGTCATTAAAAATTCTCAGAAAAAACAAAACCTTCAGCTGGAGAACCTGGTTAAATTATTACAACAAAATGAACCACCTCGCATTGCCATATCTACCACCAAAGAAACCCGGTTTATAAAACCCGATAATATCATTTTTTGTGAATCATCCAATAACTATACAACGTTCCATTTGAACAATAGTGAAACCATCATATCCTCACGGCCTATTTACGAATACGAATCTCTGCTTGGACCTTATGGCTTTATACGGTGTCATCAGTCATATATCATTAATAAAAATCATGTCAAAAGCTGGGTCAAAGAAGATGGCGGTTACCTGTTAATGGAAGATAACTCCCAGATACCGGTTTCAAGAAACAAAAAAGAAAATTTAAGGGACCTGCTCAGGTGA
- the bluB gene encoding 5,6-dimethylbenzimidazole synthase, whose product MHSLNGKLFTAEEATVLHDIICNRRDVRGNRFLDRPVEDSVVQQLLDAAFHAPSVGFSQPWEFVLIKAPGIKQQVKESFMVENEKAAPVFETEKQATYTRLKLEGIMEAPLNIAVFYKPSPQPVLGQTSMDEAGLYSVVCAVQNLWLMARALNLGMGWVSILDAEKVKRILKAPENNKLVAYLCVGYTDGFYTQPELELLQWEKRKTRETTIFYESY is encoded by the coding sequence ATGCATTCATTAAATGGCAAACTGTTTACAGCCGAAGAAGCGACTGTATTACACGACATTATTTGTAACCGGCGCGACGTGCGCGGGAATCGTTTTCTGGATAGACCGGTCGAGGACAGTGTGGTGCAACAGTTGCTGGATGCCGCTTTCCATGCACCTTCCGTTGGCTTTTCTCAACCGTGGGAGTTTGTATTGATAAAAGCCCCCGGCATTAAACAACAGGTAAAGGAAAGTTTCATGGTAGAAAATGAAAAAGCAGCCCCTGTTTTTGAGACGGAAAAGCAAGCGACTTATACCCGCCTCAAATTGGAAGGCATTATGGAAGCGCCGCTCAATATCGCTGTTTTTTACAAACCTTCCCCCCAACCGGTGCTGGGGCAAACATCGATGGATGAAGCAGGGCTTTACAGTGTGGTTTGTGCAGTTCAAAACTTGTGGCTGATGGCCCGGGCGCTGAATCTGGGCATGGGATGGGTGAGCATCCTCGATGCCGAAAAGGTGAAACGCATTTTAAAAGCACCGGAAAACAACAAGCTCGTGGCTTACCTTTGCGTAGGATATACAGACGGTTTTTATACGCAACCGGAACTGGAGTTGTTACAATGGGAGAAGCGGAAAACAAGAGAGACAACTATTTTCTATGAAAGTTATTAG
- a CDS encoding helix-turn-helix domain-containing protein, translated as MAILRDKTEFYRPNVFLFTGTVPTFAAEEFVREHVLCHVYAGELRYTTAEEDVVVRAGETVLFRRDLLVKCEKRPVRGEAAFSIVYFVFERSFTLTFALKHSVDTSTIDHRYGAVVPIQPTAPLQGVIESLHPYLRSNTFLSPRMVPVKLTEAAFALLEQNAAFGSWLLNGPEEHKPDLTVFMERNFRFNVPVTKFAELSGRSLSTFQRDMRKTFGMNAQAWLLKRRLETAYRLMTTKQVTPVDLYLDLGFENISHFSRAFKKQYGFSPSSLKRKQPAALLPR; from the coding sequence ATGGCCATCCTGCGGGATAAAACGGAATTCTACCGCCCTAATGTTTTCCTCTTTACGGGTACGGTCCCAACTTTCGCAGCCGAAGAATTCGTCCGCGAACACGTGCTTTGCCATGTGTACGCGGGCGAACTCCGTTACACCACTGCCGAAGAGGATGTTGTGGTACGGGCGGGTGAAACAGTTCTTTTCCGGCGGGATTTGCTTGTGAAATGCGAAAAGCGCCCCGTGCGGGGTGAGGCTGCTTTCAGCATCGTTTATTTCGTATTCGAACGGTCCTTTACCCTAACCTTTGCCCTGAAACATTCGGTAGATACAAGTACGATTGATCATCGGTATGGCGCTGTGGTACCGATCCAACCAACTGCTCCTTTGCAGGGCGTGATCGAATCACTGCATCCGTACCTGCGAAGCAATACTTTTCTCTCCCCCAGGATGGTTCCCGTCAAGCTCACGGAAGCCGCATTCGCCCTTCTGGAACAGAATGCCGCTTTCGGTAGTTGGCTTCTAAATGGTCCCGAAGAACACAAGCCAGATCTGACCGTTTTTATGGAACGCAATTTCCGGTTCAATGTGCCAGTTACAAAATTTGCCGAACTCTCTGGACGAAGTTTGTCTACCTTTCAACGCGATATGCGAAAGACCTTTGGTATGAATGCACAGGCCTGGCTGTTAAAACGCAGACTTGAAACAGCCTATAGACTGATGACCACAAAGCAGGTTACCCCGGTTGATCTCTATCTCGATCTTGGCTTCGAGAACATTTCCCATTTTTCGCGGGCGTTTAAAAAACAATATGGGTTCAGTCCTTCTTCACTGAAAAGAAAACAGCCTGCTGCGTTACTTCCCAGGTAA
- a CDS encoding SDR family oxidoreductase, producing MLQEKVIVITGASSGIGKATAKKLASLGARVVAAARRKTELDALAAESGGNIVAVPADVTKREEVQHLAKTAISHFGRIDVWVNNAGVMPNSFFDEGKVHEWDRMVDVNIKGVLYGIEAALPHVLQNNGHILAIASVQALKTYPGTGVYTGTKFAVRAIMDSLREELAGKLRVTVINPGVVATDFTREITSEKLKALFGDASNFPSLDPDAIANAIVYAISQPADTAVTEITIRPSAQAH from the coding sequence ATGCTACAAGAGAAAGTAATTGTGATAACCGGAGCCAGCAGTGGCATCGGAAAAGCTACTGCCAAAAAACTGGCTTCCCTCGGTGCCCGGGTTGTTGCCGCCGCCCGCCGCAAAACAGAACTGGATGCCCTTGCGGCAGAAAGCGGCGGAAACATTGTGGCCGTGCCGGCAGACGTAACAAAAAGGGAAGAAGTGCAGCATCTGGCAAAAACCGCCATTAGCCACTTCGGCCGGATCGATGTGTGGGTGAACAATGCAGGCGTTATGCCCAATTCGTTTTTCGATGAAGGAAAGGTGCATGAATGGGACCGCATGGTGGATGTAAATATTAAAGGCGTTCTTTATGGCATCGAGGCAGCCCTGCCGCATGTGCTTCAAAATAATGGCCATATCCTTGCCATTGCATCCGTTCAGGCACTAAAAACTTATCCCGGAACAGGAGTATACACCGGTACCAAGTTTGCAGTTCGGGCTATCATGGACAGCCTGCGCGAAGAGCTGGCAGGCAAGCTGCGGGTAACTGTCATCAACCCCGGTGTTGTTGCAACCGACTTCACCCGTGAAATCACCAGCGAAAAGCTAAAAGCATTGTTTGGCGATGCGTCCAATTTCCCCAGCCTTGACCCGGACGCCATCGCTAACGCAATCGTGTATGCTATCAGTCAGCCTGCGGATACTGCGGTCACAGAAATAACCATTCGGCCCAGTGCCCAGGCCCATTAA
- a CDS encoding helix-turn-helix domain-containing protein yields MERSEQSYNNYKIPVPIAFENVFSHFYIAENRTCQSITKTLLPSYQTIMVFSFGATPSLISQQGTKIEIEKCLVLGPIKQALLYTLPVNAEILVANFKDDAFYRFFGNAILSDHLPIHPDELLEENCFTDLWFALQKMDNSKERVEFILEFCKPYLRNPNTTSQLLSTGTNEVLSPIKEIAEKTGQSERNIQLHQKKHFGYSAKEKNRYIRFIKAVETVQRIASSSSKADWFEVIEQCGYYDQSQLIHDFRHFLNLSPTKFLKFQQEICQAKPE; encoded by the coding sequence ATGGAGAGAAGCGAACAAAGCTACAATAATTATAAAATTCCGGTTCCTATAGCGTTTGAGAATGTTTTTTCGCATTTCTACATTGCCGAAAACAGGACCTGCCAATCGATCACTAAGACGTTGTTGCCATCTTATCAAACAATCATGGTTTTTAGCTTTGGTGCTACTCCTTCTTTAATTTCTCAACAAGGCACAAAAATAGAAATAGAAAAATGCCTCGTCTTAGGTCCAATAAAGCAGGCATTGCTTTATACCTTGCCGGTAAACGCTGAAATACTGGTCGCTAATTTTAAAGATGATGCTTTTTATCGTTTTTTTGGAAATGCTATTTTGTCTGACCATTTGCCAATTCATCCCGACGAATTGCTGGAAGAAAATTGTTTTACCGATTTGTGGTTCGCTTTACAAAAAATGGATAATTCAAAAGAACGCGTGGAATTTATTCTTGAATTCTGTAAACCCTATTTACGCAACCCGAATACAACTTCTCAATTATTAAGTACTGGAACAAACGAGGTTTTGAGCCCAATAAAAGAAATCGCAGAAAAAACCGGTCAAAGCGAAAGAAACATACAACTTCATCAAAAGAAACATTTTGGATATAGCGCTAAAGAAAAAAACCGTTATATAAGATTCATTAAAGCAGTTGAAACGGTTCAACGCATAGCATCCTCTTCCTCCAAAGCAGATTGGTTTGAAGTGATCGAACAATGCGGGTATTACGATCAAAGTCAGCTTATTCACGACTTCCGGCATTTTTTAAACCTGTCACCAACAAAATTCCTTAAGTTCCAGCAAGAGATCTGTCAGGCAAAGCCTGAATAA
- a CDS encoding NAD(P)H-dependent oxidoreductase has product MKHLIIYAHPNGDSLNNHLLKTVIETLQTGDHEIELRDLYQLNFNPVLSLDDMNGQRMGHVAEDVKKEQAYISWADHITLIYPIWWTGMPAIMKGYIDRVMSYGFAYRYDQGVQKGLLTGKQAIIINTHGKSTAEYEANGMGKALSLTSDKGIYTYCGLTINQHFFFDRADRPSGESVGEWIKQIKSTYKN; this is encoded by the coding sequence ATGAAACATCTGATTATTTATGCCCACCCCAACGGAGACAGCCTCAACAACCATCTTTTAAAGACTGTAATAGAAACTTTACAAACCGGCGATCACGAGATCGAACTGAGGGATCTGTACCAGCTCAATTTCAATCCCGTATTGTCATTGGATGATATGAACGGGCAACGGATGGGGCATGTTGCTGAAGACGTAAAAAAGGAACAGGCGTATATTTCCTGGGCAGATCATATCACACTTATTTACCCGATCTGGTGGACTGGAATGCCCGCTATTATGAAGGGGTATATTGACCGTGTTATGAGTTACGGTTTTGCTTATCGCTACGATCAGGGCGTGCAAAAAGGGCTGTTAACAGGTAAACAGGCAATTATTATCAATACTCACGGAAAATCAACAGCAGAGTACGAGGCAAACGGGATGGGTAAAGCTCTTTCGCTTACTTCCGACAAAGGCATTTATACTTATTGTGGATTAACGATTAATCAACATTTCTTTTTTGATAGAGCCGACAGACCTTCTGGGGAAAGCGTTGGCGAGTGGATAAAACAAATTAAATCGACCTATAAAAACTAA
- a CDS encoding RICIN domain-containing protein, whose product MNYFDCNCHFFKIRKTCFPLFKKAACLLLLLSGLSFHLHAQSTLTATASSGSAYPVISAAGFGNENPDCIHTSFGPHVTQAFDSDLGKNVFVFHSHITDDNDRCINLDRVRMEIKGGGSAEEQAQGETGYFRWKFKLDANFIGGSSFCHIFQIKAVDGDDTGSPLITITPRANILEVIHDGGDEAGSVDLGRLVSVDLAPFKGTWVEGYIKYVSSDNGSFEITLKRISDGATLLSYSKTSGIDLWRTGASRNHPKWGVYRSKNSTGLRDEQVRFADFCISESSASQCPSDAGTGGGGFSGYYRLTPRHSGKALVVQNASTSNSAAVIQYTYGGSDTNDEWQLLSIGSGYYRIINHNSGKDMVVQSASTSDGAAIIQYTYGGSATNDEWQLTDNGGGYYRIVNRNSGKVVEVAGSSTSNNAAVDQATWNGGENQQFLLENISSARIAQPGATLLPETKKEKIDFPNPFPAASVINIYLEQDGPANLTLYDMVGRPVWVLLNANLQKGSYSVPLNSKRLTAGVYILRLSQNNERITRRLIAQ is encoded by the coding sequence ATGAATTACTTTGATTGCAATTGCCATTTTTTCAAGATCCGGAAAACATGCTTTCCGCTATTTAAAAAGGCAGCTTGCCTGCTGCTTTTGCTTAGTGGCCTGTCATTTCACCTGCATGCACAATCTACGTTAACGGCCACGGCAAGTTCCGGGAGCGCCTACCCGGTAATTTCAGCAGCCGGCTTTGGCAATGAGAACCCCGATTGTATACATACTTCTTTCGGGCCGCACGTTACGCAGGCCTTTGATTCAGATCTGGGGAAGAACGTATTTGTTTTTCATAGCCATATTACCGACGATAACGATCGTTGTATCAATCTTGATCGCGTTCGCATGGAGATCAAAGGCGGGGGAAGTGCAGAAGAGCAGGCCCAGGGAGAGACCGGTTATTTTAGATGGAAATTTAAGCTTGACGCCAATTTTATCGGCGGATCTTCCTTCTGTCACATCTTCCAGATCAAGGCTGTAGACGGTGACGATACCGGTTCTCCGCTTATTACCATTACGCCCAGGGCCAACATTCTGGAAGTGATCCATGACGGGGGCGATGAAGCAGGCTCGGTTGATCTTGGACGACTGGTATCGGTAGATCTGGCGCCTTTTAAAGGGACCTGGGTAGAAGGTTATATAAAATATGTTAGTAGTGATAACGGATCTTTCGAGATCACATTGAAAAGAATAAGCGATGGCGCTACCCTGCTTAGCTATAGCAAAACCAGTGGCATCGATCTCTGGCGTACCGGCGCTTCCCGCAATCATCCCAAATGGGGCGTGTACCGGTCCAAAAACAGTACGGGCCTGCGCGATGAACAGGTACGCTTTGCCGATTTCTGTATATCAGAAAGCAGTGCCTCTCAATGCCCGTCAGATGCAGGTACAGGTGGTGGTGGATTTTCCGGATATTACCGGTTAACTCCCCGCCATAGCGGTAAGGCCCTGGTGGTACAAAATGCATCTACCAGCAATAGCGCAGCGGTTATTCAATATACCTATGGCGGCAGCGATACCAATGATGAATGGCAACTGCTGAGTATTGGCAGCGGCTATTACAGGATCATCAATCACAACAGCGGTAAAGACATGGTAGTACAAAGCGCCTCTACCAGTGACGGGGCAGCCATTATTCAATATACTTACGGTGGTAGCGCAACGAATGATGAATGGCAACTAACCGATAACGGTGGCGGGTATTATCGTATTGTAAACAGGAACAGCGGCAAGGTGGTAGAAGTGGCCGGGAGTTCTACATCCAACAATGCAGCCGTTGATCAGGCTACCTGGAACGGCGGCGAAAACCAGCAATTCCTGCTCGAAAATATCAGCAGTGCACGTATAGCCCAACCAGGGGCTACCCTATTGCCAGAAACGAAAAAAGAAAAAATCGATTTCCCCAATCCATTTCCGGCCGCAAGCGTAATAAACATTTACCTTGAACAGGATGGGCCTGCTAACCTTACCCTTTACGACATGGTAGGGAGACCGGTATGGGTACTGCTGAATGCCAATTTGCAAAAAGGCAGCTATTCGGTTCCATTAAACAGTAAGAGGCTGACAGCCGGGGTATATATACTAAGGCTGTCGCAAAACAATGAACGGATCACCAGGCGTCTTATAGCTCAATAG
- a CDS encoding glycoside hydrolase: MNKFVANRDVCWLFIQSYWLIIGEVRISSKPSLFELPAFPIETQCLIRKRIGDLREDQLDTWYEIIESTDEQQLLIDADNTGIMKKNLLLCYVMLIITLLLVAGTFIYLSLFSTTEEALRSDKQLTTLNGPWKFIAGDNMQYAASNYDDSQWENMDLTAPAGVHDDDVGLSGYLPGWTAKGHSNYSGYAWYRMKVPVNSLIGNDLALTGPPAVDDAYQLFVNGSLAGQAGDFAGTVPITYSIQPRIFMLPENVKKEKDLTIAFRVWMSAASLGAGAGGIHIAPTLGETEHIEKKYRFQWEQTIKGYIVEVVWPVLFILLAITMYWLNKDRIPPQSCKWFMAALILLGLMRLNQAVYAWFQIENSHLGDIVGPVILKPLVLGSWLMAWREWFNLHQPKWLPGMIALFAFLLMAVQLSGLPWVSPSIHTRFQTIADYLRLVLLALMLFIIYQGMRKQGMKDLLVLVAALVMLIALFPKEISYLHLIPGIWFPYGVGVTRGQFFYVAFVFVMYGVLIQKNSNRAFK, from the coding sequence ATGAATAAATTTGTAGCGAATAGGGATGTTTGTTGGCTTTTTATTCAATCTTATTGGCTCATAATTGGCGAAGTGAGAATTTCTTCAAAACCATCTCTTTTTGAACTGCCAGCATTTCCAATAGAAACGCAGTGTTTGATTAGAAAGAGAATAGGCGACCTGAGAGAAGACCAACTGGACACCTGGTATGAAATTATAGAAAGTACCGACGAACAACAATTATTAATTGATGCTGACAATACCGGTATAATGAAAAAGAATCTTTTGCTTTGCTATGTCATGCTAATTATCACCTTGTTGTTGGTAGCAGGTACTTTTATTTACCTTTCCTTGTTCTCAACTACTGAGGAAGCATTGCGTTCCGACAAACAGCTCACAACACTTAACGGTCCATGGAAATTTATAGCTGGAGATAATATGCAATATGCTGCATCCAACTATGATGATTCGCAATGGGAAAATATGGATCTTACTGCGCCGGCCGGAGTACATGATGACGATGTGGGGCTTTCAGGTTATTTGCCGGGTTGGACAGCCAAAGGACATTCAAACTATTCAGGTTACGCCTGGTACCGGATGAAAGTTCCAGTAAATAGTTTAATTGGAAACGATTTGGCTTTAACGGGTCCGCCAGCTGTAGACGATGCTTATCAGTTATTTGTTAACGGGTCACTTGCAGGCCAGGCAGGTGATTTTGCTGGTACCGTTCCAATAACTTATAGTATTCAACCACGCATATTTATGTTACCTGAGAATGTAAAAAAAGAAAAGGACCTTACCATAGCTTTCAGGGTGTGGATGAGTGCAGCCAGTCTGGGCGCCGGTGCAGGCGGCATCCATATTGCCCCAACCCTTGGAGAAACAGAACATATCGAAAAGAAATACAGGTTTCAATGGGAGCAAACTATTAAGGGCTATATCGTGGAAGTTGTTTGGCCGGTGCTGTTTATTTTGCTGGCAATAACCATGTATTGGCTGAATAAAGATAGAATACCACCACAATCATGTAAGTGGTTTATGGCGGCTTTAATTTTGTTAGGATTGATGCGACTTAATCAGGCTGTTTATGCCTGGTTTCAAATTGAGAATAGCCATCTGGGAGATATCGTAGGGCCTGTTATCCTCAAACCATTGGTGCTTGGCAGTTGGTTAATGGCCTGGCGGGAATGGTTCAACCTTCATCAGCCGAAATGGCTGCCTGGAATGATTGCACTATTCGCTTTTCTACTCATGGCAGTTCAATTGTCAGGACTTCCCTGGGTTTCACCTTCCATCCACACAAGGTTTCAGACAATTGCAGATTATCTCAGATTGGTGCTTTTGGCGTTAATGCTTTTCATCATTTATCAGGGAATGCGTAAACAGGGCATGAAAGATCTATTGGTTTTGGTGGCCGCATTAGTGATGTTAATCGCCCTGTTTCCAAAGGAGATATCTTACCTGCATCTTATTCCAGGTATTTGGTTCCCCTATGGAGTAGGCGTAACCCGTGGTCAATTCTTTTATGTGGCTTTTGTTTTTGTTATGTATGGAGTATTGATTCAGAAAAATAGCAATAGAGCGTTCAAATAA